Proteins from a single region of Chromobacterium sp. ATCC 53434:
- the murC gene encoding UDP-N-acetylmuramate--L-alanine ligase — MKHRVKHIHFVGVGGVGMCGIAEVLHGLGYTVSGSDMADGATTKRLAAEGVRVFFGHDATYIEGADVVVTSTAVKADNPEVLAARDKRIPVIPRAMMLAELMRFKQGIAIAGTHGKTTTTSLTASVLGAAGLDPTFVIGGKLTAAGTNAKLGLGEFLVAEADESDASFLHLSPVMAVVTNIDADHMDTYDHSFDKLKQAFVDFLQRMPFYGRAVLCIDDINVREIRERVTKPVTTYGLDESADIYAENVRAAAGQMHFDVVVKNGTITRFPLVLNLPGRHNVLNALSAIAIGLECGASIAAIQKGLSEFAGVGRRFQRYGEVKAKDGGSFTLVDDYGHHPVEMAATLAAVRGAFPGRRLLLAFQPHRYTRTRDLFEDFVKVLSGVDALLLSEVYAAGEAPIVAADGRALARAVRVGGKVEPLFVEDIADLPQAIVDAARDGDVVVTMGAGSVGAVPAKVLALAV; from the coding sequence ATGAAACACAGGGTCAAACACATACATTTCGTCGGCGTAGGCGGTGTCGGCATGTGCGGCATCGCCGAGGTGCTGCACGGCCTGGGCTATACCGTGTCCGGCTCGGACATGGCCGACGGCGCCACCACCAAGCGGCTGGCCGCCGAGGGCGTGCGCGTGTTCTTCGGCCATGACGCCACTTATATCGAGGGCGCCGACGTGGTGGTCACCTCGACCGCGGTCAAGGCCGACAATCCGGAAGTGCTGGCGGCGCGCGACAAGCGCATCCCGGTGATTCCGCGCGCGATGATGCTGGCCGAACTGATGCGCTTCAAGCAGGGCATCGCCATCGCCGGCACCCACGGCAAGACGACGACGACCAGCCTGACCGCGTCGGTGCTGGGCGCGGCCGGGCTCGATCCGACCTTCGTCATCGGCGGCAAGCTGACCGCCGCCGGCACCAACGCCAAGCTGGGCCTGGGCGAATTCCTGGTGGCCGAGGCCGACGAGTCGGACGCGTCCTTCCTGCATCTGAGTCCGGTGATGGCGGTGGTGACCAATATCGACGCCGATCACATGGACACCTACGACCACAGCTTCGACAAGCTGAAGCAGGCCTTCGTCGATTTCCTGCAGCGGATGCCGTTCTACGGCCGCGCGGTGCTGTGCATAGACGACATCAATGTGCGCGAGATCCGCGAGCGCGTCACCAAGCCGGTGACCACCTACGGCCTCGACGAATCGGCCGACATCTACGCCGAGAACGTGCGCGCGGCGGCCGGCCAGATGCATTTCGACGTGGTGGTGAAGAACGGCACCATCACCCGCTTCCCGCTGGTGCTGAACCTGCCGGGCCGCCACAACGTGCTGAACGCGCTGTCGGCGATCGCCATCGGCCTGGAGTGCGGCGCCAGCATAGCGGCGATCCAGAAGGGTCTGTCCGAGTTCGCCGGCGTCGGCCGCCGCTTCCAGCGCTACGGCGAGGTCAAGGCGAAGGACGGCGGCAGCTTCACGCTGGTCGACGATTACGGCCACCACCCGGTGGAAATGGCCGCGACGCTGGCCGCGGTCCGCGGCGCCTTCCCGGGACGCCGGCTGCTGCTGGCCTTCCAGCCGCACCGCTACACCCGCACCCGCGATCTGTTCGAGGACTTCGTCAAAGTGCTGTCCGGCGTCGACGCCTTGCTGCTGTCCGAGGTGTACGCCGCCGGCGAGGCGCCGATCGTCGCGGCCGACGGCCGGGCGCTGGCGCGCGCGGTGCGCGTCGGCGGCAAGGTGGAGCCGCTGTTCGTCGAGGATATCGCCGATCTGCCGCAGGCCATCGTCGACGCGGCGAGGGACGGCGACGTGGTGGTGACGATGGGCGCCGGCTCGGTCGGCGCGGTGCCGGCCAAGGTGTTGGCGCTGGCTGTTTGA
- a CDS encoding cell division protein FtsQ/DivIB: MWDNYRLLRSLANLMLGAAALMLLYAGGFWLTHAPVFPVKKIRIQGDMNRVTAEQLKFIAEHELSGTFFTLDIDKTRSAFGKLPWVRDAQVRRRWPDALDITVEEHAALARWGENGLVNTRGERFDAASDAKLPVFYGPAGAEKDMTAMLTQLRQALQPSGLAPRELWLSSRRAWKVVLDNQLQLELGRNDAAMRAERFAGYWKSRLARLPYHIEYVDMRYPNGFAVRMPDYKAPPAKGNK; the protein is encoded by the coding sequence ATGTGGGATAACTATCGGTTGCTCCGGAGCCTGGCCAATCTGATGCTGGGCGCTGCAGCGCTGATGTTGCTGTACGCGGGGGGATTCTGGCTGACGCATGCGCCGGTATTCCCGGTGAAGAAGATACGGATTCAGGGCGACATGAACCGGGTGACGGCGGAGCAACTGAAGTTCATCGCGGAGCACGAGCTGTCCGGCACCTTCTTCACGCTGGACATCGACAAGACGCGGTCCGCCTTCGGCAAGTTGCCGTGGGTGCGCGACGCGCAGGTGAGGCGGCGCTGGCCGGACGCGCTGGACATCACCGTGGAGGAGCACGCGGCGCTGGCGCGCTGGGGGGAGAACGGCCTGGTCAACACCCGCGGCGAGCGTTTCGACGCCGCCAGCGACGCGAAGCTGCCGGTGTTCTACGGCCCGGCCGGCGCCGAGAAGGACATGACGGCGATGCTGACGCAGTTGCGGCAGGCATTGCAGCCGTCGGGCCTGGCGCCGCGCGAGTTGTGGCTGTCGTCGCGGCGGGCGTGGAAAGTGGTGCTGGACAACCAGTTGCAGCTGGAGCTGGGACGTAATGACGCGGCGATGCGCGCGGAGCGCTTCGCCGGCTATTGGAAGAGCAGGTTGGCGCGGTTGCCGTATCACATCGAATACGTCGACATGCGCTACCCGAACGGATTCGCCGTGCGGATGCCCGATTACAAGGCGCCGCCGGCCAAGGGAAACAAGTGA
- the ftsA gene encoding cell division protein FtsA has product MLVGLDIGTSKIVAIVAEVLEDGQLNIVGMGHTPSRGLKRGMVVNIESTVQAIQRALEEAELMADCKIHEVFVGIAGSHIKSVNSHGMVAIKDREVTKMDIDRVIETARAVTIPPDHQVLHILTQEYSIDGQEGVREPLGMSGVRLEAKVHIVTGAVSAAQNVTKCVRRCGLEVSDLVLQPMASAIAVLSEDEKDLGVCLIDIGGGTTDIAVYVGGAIRHTAVIPIAGDQITNDIAMALRTPTKEAEDIKIQHGVALVGLADPAQMIEVPGVGERGPRQMSRATLAEVVEPRVEELFQLVQQELRRSGFEELLSSGMVLTGGASLMPGMVELAEEVFHLPVRVGVPKYVGGLAEVVKTPRFSTGVGLLLYGKDQIQGYSGPSGKVESAGVGQLLGKMKAWFAGNF; this is encoded by the coding sequence ATGCTGGTCGGCCTGGACATCGGCACCTCCAAGATCGTGGCGATCGTGGCGGAAGTGCTGGAAGACGGCCAGCTTAACATCGTCGGCATGGGCCATACCCCGTCCCGCGGCCTGAAACGCGGCATGGTGGTGAACATCGAGTCCACCGTGCAGGCGATACAGCGTGCGCTGGAAGAGGCCGAGCTGATGGCCGACTGCAAGATTCACGAGGTGTTCGTCGGCATCGCCGGCAGCCACATCAAGAGCGTGAACTCGCACGGCATGGTGGCGATCAAGGATCGCGAAGTCACCAAGATGGACATCGACCGGGTGATAGAGACCGCGCGCGCGGTGACCATCCCGCCGGACCACCAGGTGCTGCACATCCTGACCCAGGAATACAGCATCGACGGCCAGGAAGGCGTGCGGGAGCCCTTGGGCATGAGCGGCGTGCGGCTGGAAGCCAAGGTGCACATCGTCACCGGCGCGGTATCCGCCGCGCAGAACGTGACCAAGTGCGTGCGCCGCTGCGGCCTGGAAGTGTCCGACCTGGTGTTGCAGCCGATGGCCTCGGCCATCGCGGTGCTGTCCGAGGACGAGAAGGATCTGGGCGTCTGCCTGATCGACATCGGCGGCGGCACCACTGACATCGCCGTCTATGTCGGCGGCGCGATCCGCCACACGGCGGTGATCCCGATCGCAGGCGACCAGATCACCAACGACATCGCGATGGCGCTGCGCACCCCGACCAAGGAGGCCGAGGACATCAAGATCCAGCACGGCGTCGCCCTGGTGGGTCTGGCCGATCCGGCGCAGATGATAGAGGTGCCGGGCGTCGGCGAGCGCGGTCCGCGCCAGATGTCGCGCGCGACGCTGGCCGAGGTGGTCGAGCCGCGCGTCGAGGAGTTGTTCCAGCTGGTGCAGCAGGAGCTGCGCCGCAGCGGCTTCGAGGAATTGCTGTCGTCCGGCATGGTGCTGACCGGCGGCGCCAGCCTGATGCCGGGCATGGTGGAGCTGGCCGAGGAGGTGTTCCACCTGCCGGTCCGCGTCGGCGTGCCGAAGTACGTCGGCGGCCTGGCCGAGGTGGTGAAGACGCCGCGCTTCTCGACCGGCGTCGGCTTGCTGCTGTACGGCAAGGATCAGATTCAGGGTTATTCGGGCCCCAGCGGCAAGGTGGAATCCGCCGGCGTGGGCCAGTTGCTGGGCAAGATGAAGGCCTGGTTCGCCGGGAACTTCTAG
- a CDS encoding D-alanine--D-alanine ligase produces MKQYGKVAVLMGGSSAEREVSLMSGAGVLAALLAKGVDAHKFDTSEKPLAALKDEGFDSVFNVLHGPFGEDGTLQGALEALGVPYTGCGVMASAICMDKWRTKLLWKGAGLPIPAFELLSDDSDFDAIEKALGLPIFVKPSTEGSSIGVTKVKMPGGLKAAYQEASRYDDIVIAEQFIGAGEYTCAVIGDTAYPTVKIEPATEYYDYDAKYFRDDTVYRCPGLAGDAESRARELCLKAFKVLGCQGWGRVDFLMDEAGGVYLLEANTNPGMTSHSLVPMAARAEGISYEDLCLKVLDTVHVG; encoded by the coding sequence ATGAAGCAGTACGGCAAGGTGGCGGTGTTGATGGGCGGAAGCTCGGCTGAGCGCGAAGTGTCGCTGATGAGCGGCGCCGGCGTGCTGGCGGCACTGCTGGCCAAGGGAGTGGACGCCCACAAGTTCGATACGAGCGAGAAGCCGTTGGCTGCGCTGAAGGACGAGGGTTTCGACAGCGTGTTCAATGTGCTGCACGGCCCGTTCGGCGAGGATGGCACGCTGCAGGGCGCGCTGGAGGCATTGGGCGTCCCGTATACCGGTTGCGGCGTGATGGCGTCGGCGATCTGCATGGACAAGTGGCGCACCAAGTTGTTGTGGAAGGGCGCGGGCCTGCCGATTCCGGCGTTCGAGCTGTTGAGCGACGACAGCGATTTCGACGCGATCGAGAAGGCGCTCGGCCTGCCCATCTTCGTCAAGCCGTCGACCGAGGGCTCCAGCATCGGCGTGACCAAGGTCAAGATGCCGGGCGGCCTGAAGGCGGCGTACCAGGAAGCGAGCCGCTACGACGACATCGTCATCGCCGAGCAATTCATCGGCGCCGGCGAGTACACCTGCGCGGTGATAGGCGATACCGCCTACCCGACGGTGAAGATCGAGCCGGCGACCGAGTACTACGACTACGACGCCAAGTACTTCCGCGACGATACCGTCTACCGCTGCCCCGGCCTCGCCGGCGACGCGGAAAGCCGGGCGCGCGAATTGTGCCTGAAGGCGTTCAAGGTATTGGGCTGCCAGGGCTGGGGCCGGGTGGATTTCCTGATGGACGAGGCCGGCGGCGTGTATCTGCTCGAGGCCAACACCAATCCGGGCATGACCAGCCACAGCCTGGTGCCGATGGCGGCGCGGGCGGAGGGCATCAGTTACGAAGACCTGTGTCTGAAGGTATTGGATACGGTGCATGTGGGATAA
- the ftsZ gene encoding cell division protein FtsZ, with product MSGMIFEVMQETASSAVIKVIGVGGGGCNAIDNMITGHVHGVEFICANTDAQSLQRNSAPQKLQLGTNLTRGLGAGANPEVGRSAALEDRERIAEALRGANMVFVTAGMGGGTGTGAAPVVAEVAKEMGILTVGVVTRPFEHEGKRMKVAQNGIEDLKKHVDSLIVIPNEKLMEVLGDDVTMREAFRAADDVLKGAVAGIAEVITCPGLINVDFADVRTVMGEMGLAMMGSAYASGIDRARVAAEQAVASPLLDNITLEGARGVLVNISTAPGCLKMSEYREIMSIVRQYADEDAQIKFGTAEVADMPEDTIRVTLIATGLGQKKAVRNEDRPEYIKIVKTGTDDRAVEMVNYEDLDAPAIMRTGRRRASPSLDFSNPEVSESYDIPAFLRKQAD from the coding sequence ATGAGCGGAATGATTTTTGAAGTGATGCAGGAAACGGCCAGCTCGGCCGTCATCAAGGTCATCGGCGTCGGCGGCGGCGGTTGCAACGCCATCGACAATATGATCACCGGCCATGTGCACGGCGTGGAATTCATCTGCGCCAACACCGACGCGCAGTCGCTGCAGCGCAATAGCGCGCCGCAGAAACTGCAGCTGGGCACCAATCTGACCCGCGGCCTCGGCGCCGGCGCGAATCCGGAAGTCGGCCGCAGCGCCGCGCTGGAAGACCGCGAACGCATCGCCGAGGCGCTGCGCGGCGCCAATATGGTGTTCGTCACAGCCGGCATGGGCGGCGGCACCGGCACCGGCGCGGCGCCCGTTGTGGCCGAAGTGGCCAAGGAAATGGGCATCCTGACGGTGGGCGTGGTCACCCGTCCGTTCGAGCACGAAGGCAAGCGGATGAAGGTCGCGCAGAACGGCATCGAGGATCTGAAGAAGCATGTCGACTCGCTGATCGTGATCCCGAACGAGAAGCTGATGGAAGTGCTGGGCGACGACGTCACCATGCGCGAAGCGTTCCGCGCCGCCGACGACGTGCTGAAGGGCGCCGTGGCCGGCATCGCCGAAGTGATCACCTGCCCGGGCCTGATCAACGTCGACTTCGCCGACGTGCGCACCGTGATGGGCGAGATGGGTCTGGCGATGATGGGTTCCGCCTACGCCTCCGGCATCGACCGCGCCCGCGTGGCCGCCGAACAGGCCGTGGCCAGCCCGCTGTTGGACAACATCACGCTGGAAGGCGCGCGCGGCGTGCTGGTCAACATCTCGACCGCGCCGGGTTGCCTGAAGATGAGCGAGTACCGCGAGATCATGAGCATCGTGCGCCAGTACGCCGACGAGGACGCCCAGATCAAGTTCGGCACCGCCGAAGTGGCCGACATGCCGGAAGACACCATCCGCGTGACGCTGATCGCCACCGGCCTCGGCCAGAAGAAGGCGGTCCGCAACGAAGACCGTCCGGAATACATCAAGATCGTCAAGACCGGCACCGACGACCGCGCCGTCGAGATGGTCAACTACGAGGACCTGGACGCGCCGGCCATCATGCGCACCGGCCGCCGTCGCGCGTCGCCGTCGCTGGACTTCTCCAATCCGGAAGTCAGCGAGAGCTACGACATTCCGGCCTTCCTGCGCAAGCAGGCCGATTGA
- the murG gene encoding undecaprenyldiphospho-muramoylpentapeptide beta-N-acetylglucosaminyltransferase has product MVNRTVMVMAAGTGGHIVPGLAVARELQQSGWKVVWLGTRRGMENKLVPPTGIPLERLNFHGVRGKGLLGSVKGALQLVGAFFGSAALILRHRPDVVLGMGGYVCLPGGVMAGLLWKPLVLVNADASLLLSNKALLPFAKTLACGFDGGAASAAKAQVTGNPVRGEIEGMAPPAERFAGRSGPLKVLVVGGSLGARVLNETLPQALARLPADQRPLLTHQTGEANFAAVEAVYRAAGLADAVELLPFVDDMPRRLAECDLVICRAGAITVSELCAAGVASVLVPLVVSTTGHQRDNAEWLEKEGAAWHVPQKELSADRLAGLLAGLDREQLLDKAERARAQARPGAAGRVAALCRQLAGE; this is encoded by the coding sequence ATGGTGAATCGAACGGTCATGGTGATGGCGGCAGGCACCGGCGGACACATCGTCCCCGGCCTCGCCGTGGCCAGGGAGTTGCAGCAGAGCGGCTGGAAGGTGGTGTGGCTGGGCACCCGTCGCGGCATGGAGAACAAGCTGGTGCCGCCGACCGGCATTCCGCTGGAGAGGCTGAATTTCCACGGCGTGCGCGGCAAGGGTCTGCTGGGCTCGGTCAAGGGCGCGCTGCAACTGGTCGGCGCCTTTTTCGGCAGCGCGGCGTTGATTCTGCGCCACCGGCCGGACGTGGTGCTGGGCATGGGCGGCTATGTCTGCCTGCCCGGCGGCGTGATGGCCGGCCTGCTGTGGAAGCCGCTGGTGCTGGTCAACGCCGACGCCAGCCTGCTGCTGAGCAACAAGGCCCTGCTGCCGTTCGCCAAGACGCTGGCCTGCGGTTTCGACGGCGGCGCGGCGAGCGCGGCCAAGGCGCAGGTCACCGGCAATCCGGTGCGCGGAGAGATCGAGGGCATGGCGCCGCCGGCCGAGCGTTTCGCCGGTCGTTCCGGTCCGCTGAAGGTGCTGGTCGTCGGCGGCAGTCTGGGCGCCAGGGTATTGAACGAAACGCTGCCGCAGGCGCTGGCCCGCTTGCCGGCCGACCAGCGGCCGCTATTGACGCATCAGACCGGCGAGGCGAACTTCGCCGCGGTCGAGGCGGTCTATCGGGCCGCCGGCCTGGCGGACGCGGTGGAGTTGCTGCCCTTCGTCGACGACATGCCGCGGCGCCTGGCCGAGTGCGATCTGGTGATCTGCCGCGCCGGCGCGATCACCGTCAGCGAGTTGTGCGCGGCCGGCGTGGCCAGCGTGCTGGTGCCGCTGGTTGTGTCGACCACCGGCCACCAGCGCGACAACGCCGAGTGGCTGGAAAAGGAAGGCGCGGCCTGGCATGTGCCGCAAAAGGAATTGAGCGCTGACAGGCTGGCTGGCCTGTTGGCGGGGCTGGACAGGGAACAGTTGCTGGACAAGGCCGAGCGCGCCCGCGCGCAGGCCCGTCCGGGCGCCGCGGGCCGAGTGGCCGCGCTGTGCCGGCAGCTGGCCGGGGAATGA